In Heterodontus francisci isolate sHetFra1 chromosome 48, sHetFra1.hap1, whole genome shotgun sequence, a single window of DNA contains:
- the LOC137357491 gene encoding probable G-protein coupled receptor 139 — MTVTADVFSVEQLVSTSSHKLQPQHITFPVIFIMSNLMTIVVLSQGKCGLSSCVTRYLVALAVADLLVVLNYVILSRIKDCFFPANILFITPVCSFQSVLNHVSTDISVWLTVAFTFDRYVAICCPKLKARYCTDRTAATVIGTVCPLFCLKNIPWYFAFEAIITTDNIPWGCNRKLEHYTATTWVAFNWIHRCLTPLLPIFLILLLNALTVGHIVATSKVRKRLRVGQKDEDHSDTEMENRRRSIILLFAISSNFILLWVAYVIYFLLIRITNNYYSTGFNDPMYIADQTSHMLLLLSCCTNTCIYAVTQTKFREQLMNQVKYPLKMIFKLVKQREERSDSQH, encoded by the exons ATGACAGTTACTGCTGACGTGTTTTCTGTGGAgcaactggtgtccaccagctcccacaaacTACAGCCACAACACATCACCTTCCCTGTCATCTTTATTATGT CTAACTTGATGACCATTGTGGTCCTGTCtcagggaaagtgcggactctccagctgTGTCACTCGCTACTTGGTGGCCTTGGCAGTTGCGGATCTACTGGTCGTTCTCAATTATGTGATACTGTCTCGAATTAAGGACTGCTTTTTCCCGGCTAATATCCTGTTCATTACTCCTGTCTGCTCTTTCCAATCTGTGCTAAATCATGTTTCCACAGACATTTCGGTCTGGCTAACagttgctttcacttttgatcgctaTGTTGCCATTTGCTGCCCGAAGCTGAAGGCTCGGTATTGTACTGACAGAACTGCAGCCACTGTTATAGGAACTGTTTGCCCGCTTTTCTGTTTAAAGAACATACCTTGGTACTTTGCATTTGAAGCCATCATTACAACTGACAATATACCCTGGGGCTGTAATAGAAAACTAGAACACTATACTGCAACTACTTGGGTAGCATTTAATTGGATTCACCGGTGTTTGACACCACTGTTACCAATATTCTTGAtactgctgctcaatgctctgactgtagGGCACATTGTAGCGACAAGTAAGGTTCGTAAAAGACTTAGGGTCGGACAGAAGGATGAGGATCACAGTGATactgagatggagaatcggagaagatCCATCATCTTACTCTTTGCTATATCCAGCAACTTCATACTGCTCTGGGTGGCATATGTGATATATTTCTTATTAATCCGCATTACAAACAATTATTATTCAACAGGTTTCAATGATCCGATGTACATCGCAGACCAAACCAGTCACATGCTTCTACttctgagctgctgcacaaacacatgtatttatgcagtgacccagactaaattcagagaacaACTTATGAATCAGGTGAAATATCCACTGAAAATGATATTTAAATTGGTTAAGCAAAGAGAGGAACGAAGTGATTCCCAGCATTAG